One genomic window of Biomphalaria glabrata chromosome 9, xgBioGlab47.1, whole genome shotgun sequence includes the following:
- the LOC129928385 gene encoding uncharacterized protein LOC129928385, which translates to MHAYNISLLKENRHWPQVYFFIDHVPRFPNNCFGFLYNRVTTQCVPTSGLSPYWTPPTVDEGSFYFQDVCNAYPYFKQRTAGYNTLTVGWFSNPLNYSQAGRSCACLNARLFVANETNRLLIYQAESFGVTSAWLGLDDIISENTFIWADGQPLSSYMTPQIFNLLIPDIGTSNKDCVARNSFDNFFSETDCSEKLAYICEKPMCEIIN; encoded by the exons ATGCATGCATACAACATTTCATTGCTTAAAGAGAATCGCCACTGGCCACAggtttatttctttattgacCATGTCCCCAGGTTTCCTAACAACTGTTTTGGTTTCCTCTACAACCGAGTGACCACTCAGTGTGTACCTACATCTGGACTTAGTCCGTACTGGACACCTCCTACTGTAGACGAAGGATCCTTCTACTTTCAAGATGTGTGCAACGCGTATCCTTACTTCAA GCAAAGAACTGCAGGCTACAACActttaacagtaggctggttcAGTAACCCCCTCAACTACAGTCAGGCTGGCAGGTCCTGTGCGTGTTTGAACGCTCGCCTATTCGTAGCCAACGAAACCAACAGGCTGCTTATCTACCAGGCTGAATCTTTTGGTGTCACTTCCGCCTGGTTAGGTCTGGATGACATCATCTCAGAGAATACTTTTATTTGGGCTGACGGACAACCGCTGAGCAGTTATATGACAccacaaatatttaatttacttaTACCAGATATCGGCACTAGCAATAAAGATTGTGTAGCCAGGAATTCTTTTGACAATTTCTTTTCAGAAACTGATTGCTCCGAAAAACTTGCATATATTTGTGAGAAACCCATGTGTGAGATTattaattaa